A window from Bufo bufo chromosome 1, aBufBuf1.1, whole genome shotgun sequence encodes these proteins:
- the LOC120986543 gene encoding lysophosphatidic acid receptor 6-like, whose product MTTNNSCKLVSPVLYLTAYSIILPIGFIMNSIAIFLFFCVNKLRSPTIVYMKNLALADLLLVSSIPLKIYFYVVSPSQTSVQNWICDITGSFLLLNMYGSIFLLTCISFDRYLAVCFPLQSRRFRQKASWICVGVWFLNITSCVVIYNVSENPQTNSSCFYGRPQIVAATGPTIGAIGIGFLIPLGVLVISSTAMLRSMKKSQVVQEGLINKVKVIRMLATNVTIFLLCFLPYHMVLLLYQFMENCILEEAYRITLLTACCNTVLDPFTYYFTTETIRNVVREEIKAGKRFLELSEQSSEKNRPIISS is encoded by the coding sequence ATGACCACCAACAATAGCTGCAAGCTGGTCAGCCCTGTCCTGTACCTGACTGCGTACTCTATAATATTACCTATAGGGTTTATCATGAACAGTATTGCCATCTTCTtgtttttttgtgtgaataagcTACGGTCGCCCACTATTGTCTACATGAAGAACCTCGCCTTGGCTGATCTGCTCCTGGTCTCCTCCATTCCACTGAAAATCTACTTCTACGTGGTATCACCTTCACAAACAAGTGTACAGAACTGGATATGTGACATCACCGGGTCATTTCTCCTTCTCAACATGTATGGCAGTATTTTCTTATTGACCTGCATTAGTTTTGACCGGTATCTGGCTGTTTGCTTCCCTCTTCAATCTCGGCGCTTCCGTCAAAAGGCCTCTTGGATCTGTGTTGGTGTATGGTTTCTCAATATAACATCCTGTGTTGTAATATACAATGTTTCTGAGAACCCTCAAACAAATAGTTCTTGTTTTTATGGTCGTCCTCAAATTGTTGCTGCAACAGGACCCACAATAGGTGCTATTGGCATAGGCTTTTTAATTCCTCTTGGAGTCCTAGTCATAAGCTCAACGGCAATGTTGAGGTCCATGAAGAAAAGTCAAGTTGTTCAAGAAGGACTAATCAACAAGGTGAAAGTGATCCGTATGTTGGCCACCAATGTAACTATCTTTCTTCTTTGCTTCCTTCCATATCATATGGTATTGCTTCTTTATCAGTTCATGGAAAACTGTATTCTGGAAGAGGCCTACAGAATCACTCTATTGACAGCCTGCTGTAACACTGTGCTTGACCCCTTTACCTACTACTTCACCACCGAAACTATTAGAAATGTGGTTCGAGAGGAGATCAAAGCAGGAAAGAGATTTTTGGAGCTGTCTGAACAATCGTCAGAGAAAAATAGACCCATTATTTCCTCTTAG